The Oscillospiraceae bacterium genome contains a region encoding:
- a CDS encoding Fe-S oxidoreductase: MAVRVKNVQKGSAAERLGLTTGSMLYSADGNEINDMLDYQFYTSGTKFELAVMKQGKLDYLQVEKGDYEPLGCEFETYLIDQKHSCSNHCMFCFIDQLPPGLRDTLYFKDDDERLSFLFGNYVTLTNLSDHEVERIKKMHISPINISVHTTDPALRVRMMANKRAGETLKYLDEFAEAGIQMNCQLVLCRGVNDGDALRRSLEKLTGMYPAVQSIAAVPSGLTRYRKGLYKLEPYDAASSAAVLDILEEQGAACKKKYGARIVYPGDEWYLCAGRPIPPGSFYEDYAQLENGVGMWRLFRDEFMAELQFYRRRWPVPRRIDVVTGILAAPLITEMTRALTLRHPTVQVAVHPIRNDFFGGNVSVAGLVTATDIVAQCKGRLKSRHLGVPDVMLRAERDRFLDDWTIQDLEKALKVKVHILPSGGGELVKALLAPRLG, from the coding sequence ATGGCGGTGCGCGTGAAAAACGTGCAGAAGGGCTCGGCGGCCGAACGGCTGGGCCTTACGACGGGCTCGATGCTCTATTCGGCAGACGGCAACGAGATCAATGACATGCTGGACTACCAGTTCTACACCTCCGGAACAAAGTTTGAGCTGGCAGTGATGAAACAGGGCAAGCTGGACTATCTGCAGGTGGAAAAGGGCGATTATGAGCCCCTGGGCTGCGAGTTTGAAACGTATCTGATCGACCAGAAGCACTCCTGCTCCAACCATTGTATGTTCTGCTTTATCGACCAGCTGCCCCCCGGCCTGCGGGACACCCTTTATTTCAAAGACGACGACGAGCGGCTCTCGTTTTTATTCGGCAACTACGTCACGCTCACAAACCTTTCCGACCATGAGGTGGAGCGCATCAAAAAGATGCACATCTCGCCCATCAATATTTCGGTGCACACCACAGACCCCGCGCTGCGGGTGCGCATGATGGCAAATAAGCGCGCGGGTGAAACACTGAAATATCTGGACGAGTTTGCCGAGGCGGGCATTCAGATGAACTGCCAGCTGGTGCTTTGCCGGGGCGTGAACGACGGGGACGCTTTGCGCCGAAGCCTGGAAAAGCTCACCGGCATGTACCCGGCGGTGCAGAGCATTGCCGCGGTGCCCAGCGGGCTGACCCGGTACCGCAAGGGCCTTTATAAGCTTGAACCCTACGACGCGGCCAGCAGCGCCGCCGTGCTGGATATTCTGGAGGAACAGGGCGCCGCCTGCAAAAAAAAGTATGGCGCGCGCATTGTGTACCCGGGCGACGAGTGGTATTTGTGCGCGGGGAGGCCCATTCCGCCCGGCTCGTTTTACGAGGATTACGCCCAGCTGGAAAACGGCGTGGGCATGTGGCGGCTGTTCCGCGATGAGTTCATGGCCGAACTGCAATTTTACCGCCGGCGCTGGCCCGTGCCCCGCCGCATCGACGTGGTGACCGGCATCCTGGCCGCGCCCCTGATCACCGAGATGACCCGCGCGTTAACCCTGCGCCACCCCACCGTGCAGGTGGCGGTGCACCCCATCCGGAACGACTTTTTTGGGGGCAATGTGAGCGTGGCGGGCCTTGTTACCGCCACCGACATCGTGGCCCAGTGCAAGGGGCGGCTCAAAAGCCGCCACCTGGGCGTGCCGGACGTGATGCTGCGGGCTGAGCGGGACCGGTTTCTGGACGACTGGACCATCCAGGACCTGGAAAAGGCCCTGAAAGTGAAGGTTCATATTCTGCCCAGCGGGGGCGGAGAGCTGGTGAAGGCCCTGCTTGCGCCCCGGCTTGGGTGA
- the plsY gene encoding glycerol-3-phosphate acyltransferase, whose translation MNPILLAALLLAAAAAAAYLLGSIDFGVVVSRLVYQEDVRSKGSGNAGATNMLRTYGKAAAALTLAGDLGKGVLAVALGRLLFGLCTVSPEWAVYGGYVAAIFAVCGHLWPVWFGFKGGKGVAVAAGAILATEPVVLLALAVVFFALAFATRIVSLSSVTVAALYPVFTALWSWYTGRSVWFTTLCALVMGLLVIWMHRANIQRLKNGTEYKFGQKK comes from the coding sequence ATGAACCCCATCCTCTTGGCGGCGCTGCTGCTGGCGGCGGCAGCCGCAGCGGCGTATTTGCTGGGAAGCATCGACTTTGGCGTGGTGGTGAGCCGGCTGGTTTACCAGGAGGACGTGCGCTCCAAGGGCAGCGGCAACGCGGGCGCCACGAATATGCTTCGCACCTATGGTAAGGCCGCGGCCGCCCTGACCCTGGCGGGCGACCTTGGCAAGGGCGTGCTGGCCGTGGCGCTGGGCCGGCTGCTGTTTGGGCTGTGCACCGTGAGCCCCGAATGGGCGGTGTACGGCGGTTATGTGGCGGCCATTTTTGCGGTGTGCGGCCATTTGTGGCCGGTGTGGTTCGGTTTTAAGGGCGGCAAGGGCGTGGCCGTGGCCGCGGGGGCGATCCTGGCCACCGAGCCGGTGGTGCTGCTGGCGCTGGCAGTGGTGTTTTTTGCCCTGGCGTTCGCCACCCGCATCGTGAGCCTTTCTTCGGTCACGGTGGCGGCGCTGTATCCGGTGTTTACCGCGCTTTGGTCCTGGTACACGGGGCGCAGCGTGTGGTTCACCACCTTGTGCGCCCTGGTCATGGGCCTTTTGGTGATCTGGATGCACCGGGCGAATATCCAGCGCCTCAAAAATGGAACCGAGTACAAATTCGGGCAGAAAAAATGA
- a CDS encoding Fis family transcriptional regulator produces the protein MFAKVNSFGVKGLAGFAVTAEADISGGLPQLAIVGLPDSAVKEAADRVRSAAKNLGYAWPPSRITVNLAPADVRKTGPVYDLPVLLALLCASGQLPRQNSARAFVGELSLDGALRPVAGILPMALAAAGCGVSELFVPAENAAEAAAVEGLRVYGAATAAQVVRHLTGEEPLRPTPAAPFAGESAGPAPDFADVRGQLGARRALEIAAAGGHNLLLIGPPGVGKSMLAKRLPGILPPLTRSEAMECTGIYSVAGLLPGGAGLLACRPFRSPHHSVSAAALAGGGAALRPGEVSLAHNGVLFLDELPEFHRDALEVLRQPVEDGAVTVSRASGTVTYPSRFMLVAAMNPCKCGYFGHPTRPCTCTPSAVERYRQRISGPLLDRIDLHVEVPPVAYGELSGPAAGEPSAAIRGRVLAAREVQRARYQGAGVHCNAQLPSALLRAACPLDRAAETTLKAAFDRLGLSARAYDRVLKVSRTIADLAGRETIGAAQVAEALQYRTLDRKYWYDT, from the coding sequence ATGTTTGCAAAGGTAAACAGCTTTGGCGTGAAAGGGCTGGCCGGCTTTGCGGTGACCGCCGAGGCGGACATCAGCGGCGGGCTGCCGCAGCTTGCCATTGTGGGCCTGCCGGACAGCGCCGTGAAAGAGGCCGCCGACCGGGTGCGCAGCGCGGCAAAAAACCTGGGCTACGCCTGGCCGCCCAGCCGCATCACGGTGAACCTGGCCCCCGCCGATGTGCGCAAGACCGGCCCGGTGTATGATCTGCCGGTGCTGCTGGCTTTGCTGTGCGCAAGCGGGCAGCTGCCCAGGCAAAACAGCGCACGGGCCTTTGTGGGCGAGCTCTCGCTGGACGGGGCGCTGCGGCCGGTTGCGGGCATTCTGCCCATGGCGCTGGCGGCCGCGGGCTGCGGCGTGAGCGAGCTGTTCGTGCCCGCCGAAAACGCGGCCGAGGCCGCAGCGGTGGAGGGCCTGCGGGTATACGGCGCCGCCACCGCGGCCCAGGTGGTGCGGCACCTCACGGGGGAAGAACCGCTCCGCCCCACCCCCGCCGCCCCCTTTGCGGGGGAAAGCGCCGGCCCCGCGCCCGACTTTGCCGATGTGCGGGGCCAGTTGGGGGCCCGCCGGGCCCTGGAGATTGCGGCGGCAGGCGGGCACAATCTTTTGCTGATCGGGCCTCCCGGCGTAGGCAAGTCCATGCTGGCAAAACGCCTGCCGGGCATTCTGCCGCCCCTCACCCGCAGCGAAGCCATGGAGTGCACGGGCATCTATTCGGTGGCGGGGCTTTTGCCCGGCGGCGCCGGCCTGCTGGCATGCCGGCCCTTCCGCAGCCCCCACCACAGCGTGAGCGCGGCGGCCCTGGCGGGCGGCGGCGCGGCGCTGCGCCCCGGCGAGGTGAGCCTGGCCCACAACGGGGTGCTTTTTCTGGACGAACTGCCCGAATTCCACCGCGACGCGCTGGAGGTGCTGCGCCAGCCGGTGGAGGACGGCGCGGTGACCGTGAGCCGCGCCAGCGGCACCGTGACCTACCCCAGCCGCTTTATGCTGGTGGCGGCCATGAACCCCTGTAAATGCGGCTATTTCGGCCACCCCACCCGGCCCTGCACCTGCACGCCCAGCGCCGTTGAGCGGTACCGCCAGCGCATCAGCGGCCCGCTTTTGGACCGCATCGACCTGCATGTGGAAGTCCCGCCGGTGGCCTACGGCGAGCTCAGCGGCCCTGCCGCCGGTGAGCCCAGCGCCGCGATCCGCGGGCGGGTGCTGGCGGCCCGCGAGGTGCAGCGGGCCCGCTACCAGGGCGCCGGGGTCCACTGCAACGCCCAGCTGCCCAGCGCGCTGCTGCGCGCGGCCTGCCCGCTTGACAGGGCGGCCGAAACCACCCTGAAAGCCGCGTTCGACCGATTGGGCCTCTCGGCCCGTGCCTACGACCGGGTGCTCAAGGTCAGCCGCACCATTGCCGACCTGGCCGGACGCGAAACCATCGGCGCGGCCCAGGTGGCCGAGGCGCTGCAATACCGCACCCTGGACCGGAAATATTGGTACGATACCTGA
- the der gene encoding GTPase Der produces MAKPIVAVVGRPNVGKSTLFNKLIGQRLAIVEDTPGVTRDRIFGDCEWQEHRFLLVDTGGIEPGIDDGILLHMREQAQVAIDSADCIIMVTDLHAGVTAQDQDVAAMLMRSGKPVVLAVNKVDKVGAPPLELYDFYSLGLGEVFPVSSVHGHGTGDLLDAVCSHLKPAEERAEEDDRISVAVIGRPNVGKSSLVNYVLGEQRMIVANEAGTTRDAIDTQVDNQYGSFIFTDTAGLRKKGRVESGVERYSVLRSLAAVERSRVCVIMIDATEGFTEQDSKVAGYAHEQGKACIIAVNKWDAVEKDDKTMDAARKKLMNDFSFMSYAPIIFISAKTGQRVDRLFQLIKYVDEQNALRVTTGMLNELLARATARVQPPSDKGKRLKIFYMTQISTRPPTFVCFVNRRDLFHFSYQRYIENQIRETFGLEGTPVRLIVRERGDGKTK; encoded by the coding sequence ATGGCAAAACCCATCGTAGCGGTGGTAGGCCGCCCCAATGTGGGCAAATCCACCCTGTTCAACAAGCTGATCGGCCAGCGCCTGGCCATTGTGGAAGACACCCCCGGTGTGACCCGGGACCGCATTTTTGGCGACTGCGAATGGCAGGAGCACCGGTTTTTGCTGGTGGATACCGGCGGGATCGAGCCGGGCATCGACGACGGCATTCTGCTGCACATGCGCGAGCAGGCGCAGGTGGCCATCGACTCGGCCGACTGCATCATCATGGTCACCGACCTGCACGCGGGCGTGACCGCCCAGGATCAGGACGTGGCGGCCATGCTGATGCGCAGCGGCAAGCCGGTGGTGCTGGCGGTGAATAAGGTGGACAAGGTGGGGGCGCCCCCGCTGGAGCTGTACGACTTTTACAGCCTGGGCCTGGGCGAGGTGTTCCCGGTGTCCAGCGTGCACGGGCACGGCACCGGCGACCTGCTGGACGCGGTGTGCAGCCACCTGAAACCGGCCGAAGAGCGGGCGGAAGAGGACGACCGGATCAGCGTGGCGGTGATCGGCCGGCCCAACGTGGGAAAATCCAGCCTTGTGAACTATGTGCTGGGCGAACAGCGCATGATCGTGGCAAACGAAGCCGGCACCACCCGCGACGCCATCGACACCCAGGTGGACAACCAGTACGGCAGCTTTATCTTTACCGACACCGCGGGCCTGCGCAAAAAGGGCCGGGTGGAAAGCGGGGTCGAGCGCTACAGCGTGCTGCGCAGCCTGGCGGCGGTGGAACGCAGCCGGGTGTGCGTGATCATGATCGACGCCACCGAGGGCTTTACCGAGCAGGACAGCAAGGTGGCGGGCTATGCCCACGAGCAGGGCAAGGCCTGCATCATTGCGGTGAACAAGTGGGACGCGGTGGAAAAGGACGACAAGACCATGGACGCGGCCCGCAAAAAGCTCATGAACGATTTCAGCTTTATGAGCTATGCCCCCATCATTTTCATCAGCGCAAAGACCGGCCAGCGGGTGGACCGGCTGTTTCAGCTCATCAAATATGTGGACGAGCAGAACGCCCTGCGAGTGACCACCGGCATGCTGAACGAGCTGCTTGCCCGGGCCACGGCCCGGGTGCAGCCCCCCAGCGATAAGGGCAAACGGCTCAAGATCTTTTATATGACCCAGATCTCCACCCGGCCGCCCACCTTTGTGTGCTTTGTGAACCGGCGGGACCTGTTCCATTTTTCGTACCAGCGCTATATTGAAAACCAGATCCGCGAGACCTTTGGGCTGGAGGGCACTCCCGTCCGGCTGATCGTGCGGGAGCGGGGCGACGGAAAGACCAAATGA
- a CDS encoding chromate transporter, whose protein sequence is MRDYLELFLTFAKIGSVTFGGGYAMLPILERECVEKRGWVTEEDLADYFAIGQCTPGIIAVNVSTFVGNKRKGPLGGVVATVGFAFVPIILLSLIAAGLGYLLAYPVVRSAFAGIRVCVCVLILNAVLRLWKKSILDKKTLAIFAVIFLLSVFGDLLPIGVSPAVYVVAAAAAGIALKRPEGGR, encoded by the coding sequence GTGCGGGACTATCTGGAGCTGTTCCTCACCTTTGCAAAGATCGGCAGCGTTACCTTTGGCGGCGGCTACGCCATGCTGCCCATTCTGGAGCGGGAGTGCGTGGAAAAGCGCGGCTGGGTCACCGAAGAGGACCTGGCCGACTATTTTGCCATCGGGCAGTGCACCCCCGGCATCATTGCGGTGAACGTGTCCACCTTTGTGGGCAACAAGCGCAAGGGGCCCCTGGGCGGGGTGGTGGCCACGGTGGGGTTTGCCTTTGTGCCCATCATCCTGCTGTCGCTCATTGCGGCGGGGCTGGGCTACCTGCTCGCCTACCCCGTGGTGCGCAGCGCGTTCGCAGGCATCCGGGTGTGCGTGTGCGTGCTGATCCTGAACGCAGTGCTGCGCCTGTGGAAAAAGTCCATCCTGGACAAAAAGACCCTGGCCATCTTTGCGGTCATTTTTCTTTTGTCGGTGTTCGGCGATCTGCTTCCCATCGGCGTCAGCCCCGCCGTTTACGTGGTGGCGGCCGCGGCGGCCGGCATTGCTCTGAAACGGCCGGAAGGGGGGCGGTGA
- a CDS encoding chromate transporter, with protein MLWTYLRLFYEFAKAGLFAVGGGLATLPFLYNIADTTGWYTHADVANMIAVSESTPGALGINMATYAGYLTAGVPGGVVATLGLISPSIVIILVIARMLKRFQNSPLVQRGFYGLRPASIALVAAAGMSVFKVTMLDLPAFAASGSPGDLFVWKALALGVFLFWAQRKFKKIHPIAFIAFAGLVGAVFSF; from the coding sequence GTGCTGTGGACCTATCTGCGCCTGTTCTATGAATTTGCCAAGGCGGGCCTGTTCGCGGTGGGCGGCGGCCTTGCCACCCTGCCTTTTCTGTACAACATTGCCGACACCACCGGCTGGTACACCCACGCGGACGTTGCCAACATGATCGCGGTGAGCGAGTCCACCCCAGGCGCGCTGGGCATCAACATGGCCACCTATGCCGGCTACCTGACCGCGGGCGTGCCGGGCGGCGTGGTCGCCACGCTGGGGCTCATTTCGCCCTCCATCGTGATCATCCTTGTCATCGCCCGCATGCTCAAGCGCTTTCAGAACAGCCCCCTGGTGCAGCGCGGCTTTTACGGGCTGCGCCCCGCCTCCATCGCGCTGGTGGCCGCGGCCGGAATGAGCGTGTTCAAGGTGACCATGCTGGACCTGCCCGCCTTCGCGGCCAGCGGCAGCCCAGGGGATCTATTTGTATGGAAGGCGCTGGCATTGGGGGTATTTTTGTTCTGGGCCCAGCGCAAATTCAAAAAGATCCATCCCATCGCGTTCATTGCATTTGCCGGGCTGGTGGGCGCGGTATTCAGTTTTTAA
- the pgi_1 gene encoding glucose-6-phosphate isomerase, translated as MSIQFNGKHLAGFVKEAEFSAIWPQVQAAHELLESRTGPGSDFLGWVDLPVDYDKQEFARIKAAAEKIRQDSDVLVVIGIGGSYLGARAAIEAIKGQMYNCTCKNTPQIFFAGNSISPAYLNDILACCEGKRVSVNVISKSGTTTEPALAFRVFKKYLEDRYGAEEAGKRIYATTDKARGTLKQEADEEGWPTFVVPDDVGGRYSVLTAVGLLPIACAGCDIDRLMQGAADARAAYAQCTPENDCYKYAAARNILYRKGKSVELLAAYEPNFAMMNEWYKQLYGESEGKDNKGLMPTSVIFSTDLHSMGQFVQEGSRVMFETVVNIQKPAADLFIEPDAADLDGLNFLAGQPMSVVNQKAMQGTVLAHTDGSVPNILLEVPSLAEYDLGWLIYFFEKACAVSGYMLGVNPFDQPGVESYKKNMFALLGKPGYEDRKAELEAKLR; from the coding sequence ATGAGCATCCAATTCAACGGCAAGCACCTGGCGGGCTTTGTGAAAGAGGCTGAGTTCAGTGCCATCTGGCCGCAGGTGCAGGCGGCGCACGAGCTGCTGGAGAGCCGCACCGGCCCTGGAAGCGACTTTTTGGGCTGGGTGGACCTGCCCGTGGATTATGACAAGCAGGAATTCGCGCGCATCAAGGCCGCCGCTGAAAAGATCCGGCAGGATTCCGACGTGCTGGTGGTCATCGGCATTGGGGGCTCTTACCTGGGCGCCCGGGCCGCCATCGAGGCCATTAAGGGCCAGATGTACAACTGCACCTGCAAGAATACCCCGCAGATCTTTTTTGCGGGCAATTCCATCTCGCCCGCCTACCTGAACGACATCCTGGCCTGCTGCGAGGGCAAGCGGGTGAGCGTGAACGTGATCTCCAAATCCGGCACCACCACCGAGCCCGCGCTGGCGTTCCGGGTATTCAAAAAGTATCTGGAAGACCGCTATGGCGCTGAGGAGGCCGGAAAGCGCATCTACGCCACCACCGACAAAGCCCGCGGCACCCTGAAGCAGGAGGCCGACGAAGAGGGCTGGCCCACCTTTGTGGTGCCGGACGATGTGGGCGGCCGCTATTCGGTGCTCACTGCCGTGGGCCTTCTGCCCATCGCCTGCGCCGGGTGCGACATTGACCGGCTGATGCAGGGCGCGGCCGACGCGCGCGCCGCGTATGCCCAGTGCACCCCTGAAAACGACTGCTACAAGTACGCCGCCGCCCGCAATATCCTGTACCGCAAGGGCAAATCGGTGGAGCTGCTGGCCGCCTATGAACCGAATTTTGCCATGATGAACGAGTGGTACAAGCAGCTTTATGGGGAGAGCGAGGGCAAGGACAACAAGGGCCTCATGCCCACCAGCGTCATTTTTTCCACAGACCTGCACAGCATGGGCCAATTCGTGCAGGAGGGCAGCCGGGTGATGTTTGAGACCGTGGTGAACATCCAGAAGCCCGCCGCCGACCTGTTTATCGAGCCGGACGCCGCCGACCTGGACGGCCTGAACTTTTTGGCAGGCCAGCCCATGAGCGTGGTGAACCAAAAGGCCATGCAGGGCACCGTGCTGGCCCACACCGACGGCAGCGTGCCCAACATCCTGCTAGAGGTGCCCAGCCTTGCGGAATACGATCTGGGCTGGCTGATCTACTTCTTTGAAAAGGCCTGCGCCGTGAGCGGTTATATGCTGGGGGTCAACCCCTTTGACCAGCCCGGCGTGGAGAGCTACAAAAAGAATATGTTCGCGCTGCTGGGCAAGCCCGGCTACGAGGACCGCAAGGCCGAGCTGGAAGCAAAGCTGCGGTGA
- the rpmF gene encoding 50S ribosomal protein L32, which produces MAVPKRKVSQARRDKRRSSVWKLEAPALVKCSQCGEYKLPHQVCGNCGYYKGKEIVKKEA; this is translated from the coding sequence ATGGCAGTACCCAAGAGAAAGGTTTCCCAGGCACGGCGCGACAAGCGTCGCTCCTCTGTGTGGAAGCTGGAAGCCCCTGCGCTGGTGAAGTGCAGCCAGTGCGGCGAGTACAAGCTCCCCCATCAGGTATGCGGCAACTGCGGCTACTACAAGGGCAAGGAAATCGTGAAAAAGGAAGCGTGA
- the pgm_2 gene encoding phosphoglucomutase has protein sequence MYKAEYERWLAHALSDPDLKPELESVAGDDEAIQDRFAVSLKFGTAGLRGVIGAGTNRMNVYVIRQATQGLANWVRTQGGSQTVAISFDSRNKSDVFARAAAEVLAANGVKVRIYSALMPVPALSFATRYYNCNAGIMVTASHNPAKYNGYKAYGPDGCQMTDEAADVVYAEIQKTDVLTGAKAMPFEEGLAEGLIQYVGEDCCEALYAAIESRQVRPGLCANAGLKLVYSPLNGSGLVPVMRVLGDIGITDITIVPEQKDPDGNFPTCPYPNPEIFEALRLGLELAEKNGADLMLATDPDADRVGIAVRCKNGSYELLSGNEVGVLLLDYICAARMENGTMPKDPVMVKSIVSTPLADVVAAHYGVECRNVLTGFKWIGDQIARLEAAGEVERFIFGFEESYGYLAGSYVRDKDAVIGSMLICEMAAYYRSKGSSIKEELERIYTQYGRYLNKVDSFEFPGLSGMDKMAAIMEKLRSQPPREFAGYRVLTVADYEKGTVTELATGNTQPTGLPAANVLIYALEGGAAVVVRPSGTEPKIKTYFTTLGKDLAAAEAQKEALAAALGPVLA, from the coding sequence ATGTATAAAGCAGAATACGAGCGCTGGCTTGCCCATGCGCTCAGCGACCCTGACCTGAAGCCCGAACTGGAGAGCGTGGCCGGCGACGACGAGGCCATCCAGGACCGGTTCGCCGTTTCGCTGAAATTCGGCACTGCCGGGCTGCGGGGCGTCATTGGCGCCGGCACCAACCGCATGAATGTGTACGTGATCCGCCAGGCAACCCAGGGCCTGGCGAACTGGGTCAGGACCCAGGGCGGCAGCCAGACCGTGGCCATCAGCTTCGACAGCCGCAACAAAAGCGACGTGTTTGCCCGCGCCGCGGCCGAGGTGCTGGCCGCAAACGGGGTTAAGGTGCGTATTTACAGCGCGCTGATGCCGGTGCCGGCCCTGAGCTTTGCCACCCGTTATTACAATTGCAACGCGGGCATCATGGTAACGGCCAGCCACAACCCGGCAAAATACAACGGCTATAAGGCCTATGGGCCGGACGGCTGCCAGATGACCGACGAGGCCGCCGATGTGGTGTACGCCGAGATCCAAAAGACCGACGTGCTCACCGGCGCAAAGGCCATGCCCTTTGAAGAGGGGCTGGCCGAGGGCCTGATCCAGTATGTGGGCGAGGATTGCTGCGAAGCCCTGTACGCCGCCATCGAAAGCCGCCAGGTGCGGCCCGGCCTGTGCGCCAACGCGGGGCTCAAGCTGGTGTACAGCCCGCTGAACGGCAGCGGCCTTGTGCCGGTGATGCGGGTTCTGGGAGATATCGGCATCACGGATATTACCATTGTGCCCGAGCAAAAGGACCCGGACGGCAATTTCCCCACCTGCCCCTACCCGAACCCCGAAATTTTTGAGGCGCTGCGCCTGGGGCTGGAGTTGGCCGAGAAAAACGGCGCCGACCTGATGCTGGCCACCGACCCGGACGCCGACCGTGTGGGCATTGCGGTGCGCTGCAAAAACGGCAGCTACGAGCTGCTCAGCGGCAACGAGGTGGGCGTGCTGCTGCTGGATTACATCTGTGCAGCCCGCATGGAAAACGGCACCATGCCCAAGGATCCGGTCATGGTAAAGAGCATTGTGTCCACCCCTTTGGCGGATGTGGTTGCGGCCCACTACGGCGTGGAGTGCCGCAATGTGCTCACCGGTTTCAAGTGGATCGGCGACCAGATCGCCCGGCTGGAGGCTGCGGGCGAGGTGGAGCGGTTCATCTTTGGCTTCGAGGAGAGCTACGGCTACCTGGCGGGCAGCTATGTGCGGGATAAGGACGCGGTCATCGGCAGCATGCTGATCTGCGAGATGGCGGCCTATTACCGCAGCAAGGGTTCCTCCATCAAGGAGGAGCTGGAGCGCATTTACACCCAGTACGGCCGCTATTTGAACAAGGTGGACTCCTTCGAGTTCCCGGGCCTTTCCGGCATGGACAAAATGGCCGCCATTATGGAAAAGCTGCGCAGCCAGCCCCCCCGCGAGTTTGCGGGTTACAGGGTGCTCACGGTGGCCGATTATGAAAAGGGAACCGTGACCGAGCTGGCCACCGGAAACACACAGCCCACCGGGCTGCCCGCCGCAAACGTGCTGATCTACGCGCTGGAGGGGGGCGCCGCGGTGGTGGTGCGCCCCAGCGGCACCGAGCCCAAGATTAAAACCTATTTCACCACCCTGGGCAAGGATCTTGCCGCCGCCGAGGCCCAAAAGGAAGCTCTGGCTGCGGCGCTGGGGCCTGTGCTTGCCTGA